Proteins encoded by one window of Cannabis sativa cultivar Pink pepper isolate KNU-18-1 chromosome 4, ASM2916894v1, whole genome shotgun sequence:
- the LOC133036899 gene encoding uncharacterized protein LOC133036899: protein MLATQSTQKSYADPKRRDIDFQMGDMLFLRISPMKGIKRFGKKGKLSPRCIGHFEILERIGQVAYKLAIPPALPALSYEEQPMQILDKKGESLEKQDNYNSKGIMEEQ, encoded by the exons ATGCTCGCGACTCAGAGCACacagaagagttatgctgatccaaagcgaCGGGACATTGATTTTCAGATGGGGGACATGTTATTTCTTCGAATATCGCCCATGAAAGGCATTAAGCGCTTTGGTAAGAAAGGGAAGCTTAGCCCAAGGTGCATTGGacattttgaaatccttgagaggatagggcaagtagcgtacaagTTGGCTATTCCCCCAGCGCTG ccaGCTTTgtcttatgaagaacaaccgATGCAAATTCTAGACAAAAAgggagaaagtcttgagaaacaAGACAATTACAATAGTAAAGGTATtatggaggaacagtaa